The Microvirga lotononidis region AATCTAAATCCCCAAGAAACTTCTGAAGCGCCGCCCCGATACCTCGGGCGGCGCTTTTGCTTGTCATGAGGTCACAATGCCAAACGTGAATATTCGCAGCCTCGCCGATTTCAAGGGTTCTGTTGCAAAGGCGCAGCAAGGATGAGGAGGGAACAGGTGCCTCATCGTGCGCCTATAGGGCGAGCAGGTCAAACTGCTCGGCGAGAGATCGCTGCGAACGGCAGGCATACTTCGCCTGTCCTTTTCGCATCATGTGGATCATCTCAATGCAGTCCCGGATCGCTCGAGCGGACGCCATCGACTTAAATCCGAGCATCGGTCGAACCCGGCATTTGATAGCACGATGGTCCTGCTCGATGCGATTGTTGAGATAAGCACTCTGCCGAATCCGGATCGGCTTCGGATTGCGCCTCGATCCGTCCTGGAGCCGGCTTTCCGCATCGCAGGCCAGGATCGCCTCGCGGTTGGTCTGGCTGCCGTCGATCACAATCCGCTCAGGTCGTCCATGCCGCTTGAGTGCCTTGCGCAGGAACCGCTTGGCAGCAATCAGGTTGCGCCGCTCGCTGAAGCAGAATTCCACGGTGTTACCATTGCTGTCGATGGCGCGGTACAAATACATCCAACGCCCGCGGATTTTGATATACGTTTCATCCACATGCCATCTGCCGGTGACCAGGCGCTTGCGCCGATAGAATTGCTCGAACAGGAGCGGAGCATAGTGAACGGTCCAGCGATAAATGGTCGTGTGATCAACGGAGGTGCCGCGTTCCGCCATCATCTCCTTGAGATCGCGCAGGCTCAGGCTGTACGCCAGATACCACCGGACACGCAACAAGATCACCGATCGATCGAAATGACGGCCTTTGAACATCGTGCACCCCCGGAATGTGTCGGAGGCGTAAGCCGAACTGGGTTATTGAAGGGTTTGCAACAGATCCCTCAAGACCGCCTCTGGTCGCATGGTTCGCAGTATCGGCATTAGGACGATGTATGAACTGAAAGGACACGGGCTGATCGTGCCCGCAAACAGCACATCGGTATCCACCCACTACCGCTTGAACCCATCGCCCTGCAGTAATCACGCAGGCGAGATCAACGATTGTGCCTCTCAGGGGTAGAAACGACAGACGAATTCTGGTATTGAACCTGCCCCGCGGGTCTTCCGTTCGGTTCACAGCCACAGCCAGAGGAGGCGTTACATGTCCATGCGACTTTGCACGTACGAACGCGCCGCTCTCCTCGTCATGACTCTCGCTGCTGGTGGCTCCCATGAAACCGACCGTGTTCCCTCTGCCCTTCGTAGGGTTCGCCTTCCGCTTTGAACTTCTTCGCGTGCCGCGCAAGCCCGCGAACGATCACAAGCAACCCGTACTGACCTTCGACTTTGTCGAGG contains the following coding sequences:
- a CDS encoding IS6 family transposase codes for the protein MFKGRHFDRSVILLRVRWYLAYSLSLRDLKEMMAERGTSVDHTTIYRWTVHYAPLLFEQFYRRKRLVTGRWHVDETYIKIRGRWMYLYRAIDSNGNTVEFCFSERRNLIAAKRFLRKALKRHGRPERIVIDGSQTNREAILACDAESRLQDGSRRNPKPIRIRQSAYLNNRIEQDHRAIKCRVRPMLGFKSMASARAIRDCIEMIHMMRKGQAKYACRSQRSLAEQFDLLAL